One genomic segment of Pedobacter endophyticus includes these proteins:
- a CDS encoding gliding motility protein RemB, which produces MRKYIFMAVMAFFVSKVNAQTTTPNVNIPYDYQFYQKLNPAVYDQQSKFHSSIKGFFADDRALQMHYDSLMKAGTDSLNTRSWAHRKLFQEHLLEFNDDDYRIYADFLPDLQVGRDFAGEGRTTWMNTRGFQVGGNVGEKFSFYLNGFENQGKFVNYVNNYIVKNQVVPGQGYGKLATDQQDWSYVTALLSYSPNKHLNFGLGYDKNFIGDGYRSMLLSDVSSNYSFFRVRATLGSVQYQTIFAYMLDPGSPKLASERRLGDRGKWMAAHYVDWNATNRFSVGFFQAVTWADAEQEGKRGFDFNYVHPFIFLRPVENTNTTSPDKMRLGFNLKYELLKKTTLYGQFMFDEFTAKEFFAGNGYWANKFAIQFGVKGSDLFKAKGLNYLAEFNTARPYTYAHFDRISNYANYNQSLAHPLGANFREFLGILNYSYKRFDLQGEALYARYGLDADGMNYGGDIFKSYNTRSVQYGSHIGQGIGTDLYYLKGQVSYLLNPKYNFRLEVAATYRDERNQVGINKTGLLTVGIRSSFRNIYHDF; this is translated from the coding sequence ATGAGAAAATACATTTTTATGGCCGTAATGGCCTTTTTTGTTTCTAAGGTAAATGCGCAAACTACTACGCCAAACGTTAATATTCCTTACGATTACCAATTTTACCAGAAACTGAACCCAGCTGTGTACGATCAGCAATCTAAATTCCATTCATCAATTAAAGGCTTTTTTGCCGATGATAGAGCATTGCAGATGCATTACGATTCGTTGATGAAGGCAGGAACCGATAGCCTTAACACAAGAAGTTGGGCACACCGCAAGCTTTTTCAAGAACACTTGCTCGAATTTAACGACGATGATTATCGCATATATGCCGATTTTCTTCCTGATCTGCAGGTCGGAAGAGATTTTGCAGGCGAAGGCAGAACAACATGGATGAACACCCGTGGCTTTCAGGTGGGCGGTAACGTTGGCGAGAAGTTCTCTTTTTATTTAAACGGTTTCGAAAATCAGGGGAAATTTGTCAACTATGTAAACAATTACATCGTTAAAAACCAGGTCGTTCCAGGTCAGGGATATGGTAAGTTGGCAACCGATCAGCAAGACTGGTCTTATGTAACCGCCTTATTATCGTATTCTCCAAATAAGCATTTAAACTTTGGCCTAGGTTACGACAAAAATTTCATTGGCGACGGTTACCGGTCGATGCTGCTTTCTGATGTATCGTCTAATTACTCATTCTTTAGAGTTCGAGCCACGTTGGGGAGTGTACAATACCAAACTATTTTTGCTTACATGCTCGATCCGGGATCGCCTAAATTGGCTTCTGAAAGAAGATTGGGCGATAGGGGCAAGTGGATGGCAGCCCATTATGTAGATTGGAATGCGACGAACCGCTTTTCAGTTGGCTTTTTTCAGGCTGTAACCTGGGCCGATGCCGAGCAAGAAGGTAAAAGGGGATTCGATTTTAACTATGTGCATCCTTTTATCTTTCTTAGACCAGTTGAGAACACCAATACAACTTCACCCGATAAAATGCGCCTCGGCTTCAACCTAAAATATGAACTATTGAAGAAAACGACGTTGTATGGTCAATTTATGTTTGACGAATTTACAGCTAAAGAATTTTTTGCCGGCAATGGTTATTGGGCAAACAAATTTGCCATTCAGTTCGGTGTAAAAGGTTCAGACCTCTTTAAAGCCAAGGGGCTGAATTATTTGGCTGAGTTTAACACTGCCCGACCTTATACTTACGCCCATTTTGATCGGATTTCGAATTATGCAAACTATAATCAATCTTTGGCCCATCCGCTTGGCGCAAACTTCAGAGAATTTTTGGGTATATTAAACTACAGTTATAAACGATTTGATCTCCAGGGTGAAGCATTATATGCACGATATGGTCTCGATGCGGATGGAATGAACTATGGCGGGGACATTTTTAAAAGCTACAATACCCGATCTGTACAGTATGGTAGTCACATAGGACAAGGCATAGGTACAGACTTATATTATTTAAAAGGCCAGGTAAGTTATTTGTTAAACCCCAAGTACAATTTCAGATTGGAAGTGGCTGCTACCTATAGAGATGAGCGCAATCAGGTCGGAATAAACAAGACAGGATTGTTGACAGTAGGAATAAGGAGCTCATTTAGAAACATTTACCACGATTTTTAA
- a CDS encoding sensor histidine kinase encodes MPKNFSFSLVFTNYWFYCSVILVLLCVILYILLKNRAYRNQFDSKFSAQNEFIKLERQRISGEIHDEVGSGLSAIKLYAELSAKNKPDIEEVRQLSDMINDISEKINEVIWSTNSDNDSLINIIYYIEEQIRKFFEHSGIRFEGSLPNEIPEITIKSQSRRELYLLAKEIAHNAIKHSQASEVKLNIAISNGIILLNIKDNGVGFDPSAKKVKGMGLANIKLRTQKLKGTLKIENYKGTSILVRIPIDRNVS; translated from the coding sequence ATGCCAAAAAATTTTTCTTTTTCGCTAGTTTTTACAAATTACTGGTTCTATTGTTCTGTAATACTTGTGCTTCTGTGCGTTATCCTATATATCTTATTAAAGAATAGGGCGTACAGAAACCAGTTCGACAGCAAATTTTCTGCTCAAAATGAATTTATCAAATTAGAGCGGCAAAGGATTAGCGGCGAAATACATGATGAGGTAGGTTCGGGACTTTCGGCCATTAAGTTGTATGCAGAATTATCTGCGAAAAATAAGCCGGACATTGAAGAAGTACGACAGCTAAGCGACATGATTAACGACATATCGGAGAAAATAAATGAGGTAATTTGGAGCACGAATTCAGACAATGATAGTTTGATCAACATCATTTATTATATAGAAGAACAAATTCGCAAGTTTTTTGAGCACTCGGGAATTAGATTTGAGGGAAGCCTGCCGAACGAAATTCCTGAAATCACAATAAAAAGTCAAAGCCGACGGGAGTTATATTTGCTGGCGAAAGAAATTGCACACAATGCGATAAAGCACTCTCAAGCTAGCGAGGTAAAGCTGAACATCGCCATTTCGAACGGAATTATTTTGCTCAACATTAAAGATAACGGGGTTGGGTTTGATCCTAGTGCGAAAAAAGTAAAGGGTATGGGCCTTGCAAACATTAAGCTTAGAACGCAGAAGTTAAAAGGAACGTTAAAAATCGAGAACTATAAAGGAACATCCATCCTTGTACGAATCCCAATCGACCGTAACGTATCGTAA